Proteins encoded in a region of the Mycobacterium branderi genome:
- a CDS encoding NIPSNAP family protein has translation MRKYYSHTLLYLHETVALGSGRSDRFTEVFDDTYHPMMADLGARLFAMWETTPYNGHWPQATIIWEIDGFADYARIGAAHTRGGSHEAPAAKWSAFLSEIGASGEGRIMYPGPSNKTLAQLTDAKFDASVVIQEIMQTKPGRQDDYIRELERLYVPWSERTGKRWLGSFTTTFRYNEVIHYWALDGGWECFAEHYPSWKENPPAEIVTWMSVAPALRDGWEDSILQALPPSPLQ, from the coding sequence ATGCGCAAGTACTACAGCCACACGCTGCTCTACCTCCACGAGACTGTCGCACTGGGATCCGGGCGCAGCGACCGGTTCACCGAGGTGTTCGACGACACCTACCACCCAATGATGGCCGACCTGGGCGCCCGGTTATTCGCCATGTGGGAGACCACGCCCTACAACGGCCACTGGCCGCAGGCCACGATCATTTGGGAGATCGACGGATTCGCCGACTACGCGCGCATCGGCGCCGCCCACACGCGCGGCGGCAGCCACGAGGCGCCTGCGGCTAAATGGTCGGCGTTCCTCTCCGAAATCGGGGCGTCGGGCGAGGGACGCATCATGTATCCGGGACCCAGCAACAAGACCCTGGCCCAGCTGACCGACGCGAAATTCGATGCGTCCGTGGTGATTCAGGAGATCATGCAGACCAAACCCGGACGCCAGGACGACTACATCCGGGAATTGGAGCGACTGTACGTGCCGTGGTCGGAACGGACCGGCAAACGTTGGCTCGGCTCGTTCACCACCACGTTCCGCTACAACGAGGTCATCCACTACTGGGCGCTCGACGGCGGGTGGGAATGCTTCGCCGAGCACTACCCGTCCTGGAAAGAGAACCCGCCCGCCGAGATCGTCACCTGGATGAGCGTGGCCCCGGCCCTGCGCGACGGCTGGGAAGACTCGATCCTGCAGGCGCTACCACCCTCGCCGCTGCAATGA
- a CDS encoding CaiB/BaiF CoA transferase family protein, which translates to MAGPLEGMRVVELGVWVAAPATGGILADWGADVVKIEPPTGDPARMFGRMLGVEDGTSPPFEMDNRSKRSIVLDLTSDDGRATALELVSDADVFLANVRPGALRRLGLDYESVAAGNPGLVYGLITGYGLTGPDADRAAYDIAAFWARAGLAHLLTRPGDTPPFQRGGMGDHTAGMTLAAAICAALIARARTGTGQLVTTSLYRQGAYTVSFDLNTFLLTGHQIAIGQRESMGNPCMNNYTAGDGRRFWIVGLEGERHWPPLCRAVARPEWLTDPRFAEPRTRAANAADLIAELDGIFATKSLDEWAETFAREPDFFWSPINTVEDVIADEQFHAGGGLVHVPDGDGGVPMVATPVDFHGTPWEPRSTAPALGEHTDEILAELRARRET; encoded by the coding sequence GTGGCGGGACCACTGGAAGGCATGAGGGTCGTCGAGCTCGGCGTCTGGGTGGCGGCTCCGGCCACCGGCGGCATCCTCGCCGACTGGGGCGCCGACGTCGTCAAGATCGAGCCGCCGACCGGCGATCCGGCCCGGATGTTCGGCCGGATGCTAGGGGTCGAGGACGGGACGAGTCCGCCGTTCGAAATGGACAACCGCTCCAAACGCAGCATCGTGCTGGACCTCACCAGCGACGACGGCCGCGCCACCGCACTCGAATTAGTCAGTGACGCAGACGTTTTCCTGGCAAACGTGCGGCCCGGTGCACTGCGCAGGCTGGGACTGGACTACGAGAGCGTGGCCGCGGGCAATCCCGGTCTGGTGTACGGCTTGATCACCGGCTACGGGCTGACCGGACCGGACGCCGACCGCGCCGCCTACGACATCGCGGCGTTTTGGGCCCGCGCCGGGCTGGCGCATCTGCTTACCCGTCCCGGCGACACGCCGCCGTTCCAGCGCGGGGGGATGGGCGACCACACCGCGGGCATGACCCTGGCCGCGGCGATCTGCGCGGCGCTGATCGCCCGCGCCCGCACCGGGACCGGGCAACTGGTGACCACGTCGTTGTACCGGCAGGGCGCCTACACCGTCAGCTTCGACCTCAACACCTTTCTGCTCACCGGCCACCAGATCGCGATCGGACAGCGCGAGTCGATGGGCAACCCCTGCATGAACAACTACACCGCCGGTGACGGCCGGCGGTTCTGGATCGTGGGGCTCGAGGGCGAACGGCATTGGCCGCCGCTGTGCCGGGCGGTGGCCCGTCCCGAGTGGCTGACCGATCCCCGCTTCGCGGAGCCGCGGACGCGCGCCGCCAACGCTGCCGACCTCATCGCCGAACTGGACGGGATCTTCGCGACCAAATCACTGGACGAGTGGGCGGAAACCTTTGCCCGCGAACCGGATTTCTTCTGGTCGCCGATCAACACGGTCGAGGACGTGATCGCTGACGAGCAGTTCCACGCCGGTGGTGGCCTTGTGCACGTACCCGACGGCGACGGTGGTGTGCCGATGGTCGCGACGCCGGTCGACTTTCACGGCACGCCCTGGGAACCGCGCTCGACCGCGCCTGCTCTCGGCGAGCACACCGACGAAATTCTGGCCGAACTGCGGGCTCGCCGGGAAACCTAG